The Chloroflexota bacterium region AACCTGCACCAGAAGGAACAGGCCGTCACCTTGGCGAAGGGCGAGTCCACCGCCATCGGCGATTACACCCTCGTCTACACGGCCTTCCGCGAATACCGCTCCGGCGATTCCACCATAGACGAGGCGGAGCTGGACATCTTCAAGGGCGGCAAGAAGATCGGCGTGGCCCACCCGCGGCGGCAGACGATAGACAACCAGGAGAGCCAGCCCACTTCCCGCATCGCCATCCGCAGCACGCCCAAGGAAGACCTCTATGTCCTTCTTGCCGCCTGGGATGACAAGGTCGCCACCTTCACCATCTTTGTGAACCCCCTGGTCATGTGGCTCTGGATCGGCGGCGGCGTCTTCCTCCTCGGCACCGTCATAGCCGTCTGGCCGGAGCGCCAGGTCGCCCGCGCCGCCGCCAGGGAACCTGCCGGGGCCGCTGTGAGCAAGGCCTGACGCCATGATCGCCACCCATAGACGCAGCCTGCTCGTCCTCCTCCTCGCCTCGCTGGTCCTGCTGGGCGCGATCCTCTCGCAGGCGGCCTACGCCCAGGTGAACGAGACGCAGGTGCGCAAGATCGGCGATAAGATCCAGTGCCCCGTCTGCGAGGGCACCTCCGTGGCCGATTCGCCCTCTCCCGTGGCCGCCGGCATGCGCGAGTCCATCCGCGAACAGCTCGCCCAGGGCAAGAGCGAAAAGCAAATCATCGCTTTCTTCGTGGACGTCTATGGCCCCGGCGTCCTCCGCGAGCCGCCCAAGACCGGCTTCTACTCCGCCGTCTGGTGGGTGCCCGGCTTGGCCGTCGTCGCCGCCGCGCTCATCATCCTCGTCGCCCTCCGCCGCCAGCGGGCCGGGAGTGCCGTGCAACCGGCGGCCGCCCCTGCGCCACTCCCAACTCAGGAGAGGGACGCCTACCGCAAACGACTGCGCGATGAGCTGAACGAGAGGAATGACTAGCCGTGGCAGCCGTCATCTCCATCCTCCTCGCCGCAGGCGCCCTCTTTATCATCCTGCGTCCTCTACGCCAAGCCGGCCGCGAACCCGCGCCCATAGCCGAAGAACGCAGCCCCGCCCAAAGCCTCCTGGACCGTCGCGACACCCTCTACCGCTCCATGCGCGACCTG contains the following coding sequences:
- a CDS encoding cytochrome c-type biogenesis protein CcmH, yielding MIATHRRSLLVLLLASLVLLGAILSQAAYAQVNETQVRKIGDKIQCPVCEGTSVADSPSPVAAGMRESIREQLAQGKSEKQIIAFFVDVYGPGVLREPPKTGFYSAVWWVPGLAVVAAALIILVALRRQRAGSAVQPAAAPAPLPTQERDAYRKRLRDELNERND